A region from the Benincasa hispida cultivar B227 chromosome 8, ASM972705v1, whole genome shotgun sequence genome encodes:
- the LOC120083665 gene encoding putative nuclease HARBI1 isoform X1, which yields MNGSCHSSLFDNLIILMFILETPNFCSAEILSLGYLSFFQDLYKNLICAQSFLVVLVLDGLLEFKFTMESSDDEKDGTYGKYVPREPSHNLVSNGAKFVDEVLNGQNERCLDYFRMDKHIFYKLCDILQAKGLLRHTNRIKIEEQLAIFMFIIGHNLRTRAVQELFRYSGETISRHFNNVLNAIMAISLDFFQPPGSNVPPPEILEDPRFYPYFKDCVGAIDGIHIPVMVGVDEQGPFRNKKGLLSQIVLAACSFDLKFHYVLAGWEGSASDLQVLNSALTRRNKLHVPEGKYYLVDQKYMNMPGFIAPYHDIPYHSKEYPGGYHPQDAKELFNLRHSLLRNATDRTFGALKARFPILLSAPPYPLQTQVKLVVATCAIHNYIRRENPDDWLFRLYEQDHVPHMEDSLPQLDAEQLTTHIETPIVDIAFETEELEITSQLRDTIAAELWSDYINDISPM from the exons ATGAACGGTTCCTGCCATTCTTCTTTGTTTGATAACCTAATTATTTTAATGTTCATATTAGAAACTCCAAACTTTTGTTCTGCAGAAATTTTATCACTTGGGTATTTGTCATTTTTTCAAGATCTTTACAAAAATCTAATTTGTGCCCAGTCGTTTCTAGTTGTACTTGTCCTTGATGGATTATTAG AGTTCAAATTTACTATGGAGAGTTCTGATGATGAAAAGGATGGAACTTATGGGAAATACGTTCCAAGAGAACCGAGTCATAATCTAGTATCTAATGGTGCAAAATTTGTAGATGAAGTACTCAATGGACAAAATGAACGTTGTTTAGATTATTTCCGCATGGACAAGCACATATTTTATAAGTTGTGCGATATTTTGCAAGCCAAAGGCTTACTGCGTCATACAAACCGCATTAAGATTGAAGAGCAACTAGCCATATTCATGTTTATTATTGGTCACAATCTTAGGACACGAGCAGTTCAAGAGCTGTTCAGATATTCGGGAGAAACAATAAGTCGCCATTTTAACAATGTATTGAATGCGATTATGGCAATATCATTGGATTTTTTTCAACCTCCAGGATCCAATGTTCCTCCTCCAGAAATTTTAGAAGATCCAAGATTCTATCCTTACTTTAAG GATTGTGTGGGGGCAATTGATGGCATACACATCCCTGTGATGGTTGGTGTTGATGAGCAAGGACCTTTTCGAAATAAGAAAGGACTACTTTCTCAAATTGTTTTGGCAGCATGCTCATTTGACCTCAAGTTCCATTATGTTCTAGCAGGATGGGAAGGATCGGCATCCGATTTGCAGGTTCTGAACTCAGCACTTACTAGGCGAAACAAACTACATGTCCCTGAAG GTAAGTACTACCTTGTGGACCAAAAATATATGAACATGCCTGGTTTTATTGCCCCTTATCATGATATCCCCTATCATTCAAAGGAATATCCTGGTGGTTATCATCCACAAGATGCCAAAGAGCTATTTAATCTACGGCATTCATTGTTGCGCAATGCAACTGATAGAACTTTTGGAGCTCTAAAGGCACGCTTCCCCATACTATTGTCAGCTCCTCCTTACCCATTACAGACACAAGTTAAGTTGGTTGTTGCAACATGTGCGATTCACAATTACATTCGGAGGGAGAATCCTGACGATTGGCTCTTTAGATTATATGAACAAGACCATGTTCCACATATGGAGGATTCTTTGCCTCAATTGGACGCAGAACAGTTGACAACACACATTGAGACTCCAATTGTGGACATTGCTTTTGAGACGGAAGAACTAGAAATTACATCACAGTTGCGGGATACTATTGCAGCTGAATTGTGGAGTGACTACATTAATGATATATCACCcatgtaa
- the LOC120083665 gene encoding putative nuclease HARBI1 isoform X2, which translates to MESSDDEKDGTYGKYVPREPSHNLVSNGAKFVDEVLNGQNERCLDYFRMDKHIFYKLCDILQAKGLLRHTNRIKIEEQLAIFMFIIGHNLRTRAVQELFRYSGETISRHFNNVLNAIMAISLDFFQPPGSNVPPPEILEDPRFYPYFKDCVGAIDGIHIPVMVGVDEQGPFRNKKGLLSQIVLAACSFDLKFHYVLAGWEGSASDLQVLNSALTRRNKLHVPEGKYYLVDQKYMNMPGFIAPYHDIPYHSKEYPGGYHPQDAKELFNLRHSLLRNATDRTFGALKARFPILLSAPPYPLQTQVKLVVATCAIHNYIRRENPDDWLFRLYEQDHVPHMEDSLPQLDAEQLTTHIETPIVDIAFETEELEITSQLRDTIAAELWSDYINDISPM; encoded by the exons ATGGAGAGTTCTGATGATGAAAAGGATGGAACTTATGGGAAATACGTTCCAAGAGAACCGAGTCATAATCTAGTATCTAATGGTGCAAAATTTGTAGATGAAGTACTCAATGGACAAAATGAACGTTGTTTAGATTATTTCCGCATGGACAAGCACATATTTTATAAGTTGTGCGATATTTTGCAAGCCAAAGGCTTACTGCGTCATACAAACCGCATTAAGATTGAAGAGCAACTAGCCATATTCATGTTTATTATTGGTCACAATCTTAGGACACGAGCAGTTCAAGAGCTGTTCAGATATTCGGGAGAAACAATAAGTCGCCATTTTAACAATGTATTGAATGCGATTATGGCAATATCATTGGATTTTTTTCAACCTCCAGGATCCAATGTTCCTCCTCCAGAAATTTTAGAAGATCCAAGATTCTATCCTTACTTTAAG GATTGTGTGGGGGCAATTGATGGCATACACATCCCTGTGATGGTTGGTGTTGATGAGCAAGGACCTTTTCGAAATAAGAAAGGACTACTTTCTCAAATTGTTTTGGCAGCATGCTCATTTGACCTCAAGTTCCATTATGTTCTAGCAGGATGGGAAGGATCGGCATCCGATTTGCAGGTTCTGAACTCAGCACTTACTAGGCGAAACAAACTACATGTCCCTGAAG GTAAGTACTACCTTGTGGACCAAAAATATATGAACATGCCTGGTTTTATTGCCCCTTATCATGATATCCCCTATCATTCAAAGGAATATCCTGGTGGTTATCATCCACAAGATGCCAAAGAGCTATTTAATCTACGGCATTCATTGTTGCGCAATGCAACTGATAGAACTTTTGGAGCTCTAAAGGCACGCTTCCCCATACTATTGTCAGCTCCTCCTTACCCATTACAGACACAAGTTAAGTTGGTTGTTGCAACATGTGCGATTCACAATTACATTCGGAGGGAGAATCCTGACGATTGGCTCTTTAGATTATATGAACAAGACCATGTTCCACATATGGAGGATTCTTTGCCTCAATTGGACGCAGAACAGTTGACAACACACATTGAGACTCCAATTGTGGACATTGCTTTTGAGACGGAAGAACTAGAAATTACATCACAGTTGCGGGATACTATTGCAGCTGAATTGTGGAGTGACTACATTAATGATATATCACCcatgtaa